TGTTCCAATGTCTTCAGCAGCCAAAACCGCCTCATTATAATTGGAGTCTTCAGCTCCCTCTTCATGAGGTGCTAAGAAATAACTAGCACCAGCACGATCTGCAGCCACTACTTTTTGTCCCGCCCCACCAATACGTCCGACAGTGCCATCTTCTCGAATGGTTCCTGTGCCTGCTATGTTATAACCATTTGTTAAATCTTCTTCTAACAATTGATCATAAATTTCAAGAGAGAACATTAAACCAGCGGAAGGTCCACCTATTTTACTAGTGTCGATATGTACAGGAGGATCAAACGTCACATGACGATCTGTCACAGGCGCTTGAATGCCTATTCCTACTCGATCAGAGGGGGCATTCATCTCTGCTGGGAACGGAGAGAATCCAACAGATACGCCCATCATTTCATCATCTCTTTCAAGTTCAAGCTCTACTGTATCTCCCTCAATGTATCCCGCTAACAACTCAATTAATTGTTCAGCCGTTTGAATCGAATCTCCATTTACGGCTTGGATTCGGTCTCCTACTTTCAGAACCTCATAGGCTGGCATTCCTTCAATGAGTGACGTCACAAGTACACCAAAATATTCATAGCTAACTGATTTATTTGCATGTTCGTACGCAACAATTTTGGCGACTTCTTGAGAATCATTCATCATCATTAACTGACGATGTTCATAATCTTCATCTGTTTCGTTTTCAAAGCGAATTTGCCCCTCTGGGTGTAGCACGCGGTAAGGACTGAGCTGAGCCCATGCATAGAAAATCGGGTTGGCCTTCCCCATCCGGATCGTTGTAAGCATAAGAGCACCTTCACCGTCTGTCGTTGCACCTTCTACTTCAATGACATCATCTAATGAAAGCGCATCTCCAGGTTGCGAATAATAATATGGTAATTGAATGAAATACAGTGCTAATAAAATAATTATCAATATAGGCCATCTAAATCGGATCCATTTACTCTGACTTTTTTGATTCATCTGTTTGTCCCTTCCAATCTCTAATGGTTTCCTTAATCTTCGGAATTTGTTCGTATGTTGCTTCTTCTCCTCTTTTTATTAATAAGTCCACACTCGTAAAATCTAGCGGACTCGTATGATTGACGATTGGTCGTATGATAAATGAGGAATCTACTTCCTTCGGTTTCATGCCTTCACGGGCCATAATATCCATGCTTTGCATAATGACGTCAAATATCGATGTAAATTCAAGCTCTTGCCTGAAATAAGAGACATCTACAGCGATTGTTAAATCCGCCCCCATCTCTTTAACGACTGATACTGGTACTCGATCAATCACTCCGCCATCGACGAGTATTTGCTCGCCTCGTTTTTCTGGAACGAAGATCCCAGGGATGCTGATACTCGCTCGAACTGCTTCGGCGATAGGTCCTGTGTTAATTACCACACGCTCACCCTTTTTTAGATCAGTTGCAACTACGGACACAGGGATTAATGCCTCTTCCAATTGCTTTGATTTAGCAAGTAACCGAATGAGTTCTTTTATCCGGTTTCCGACAATAAATCCTTGTTTTGGCACAGTAAAATCTAGATAGTATTTCCGTTTAAACAGTTTGGCGAATCGCTCCAATGCTTCCGTCGACTGCCCAATCCCGTAAAGACTAGCAACAAGCGAGCCCATACTACTTCCTGCCAAATAATCAATAGGAATATTTTCTTTCTCGAGTGCTTTAATGACCCCAATATGAGCGAACCCTCTCGCACCACCAGAACCGAGCGCCAGGCCGATTTTAGGACGTGTCTGCGGCATGTAAATCCTCCCTTATCTTACGGCTTCCTTTGTTCATTTTCAATCATATGGTCTAAACCAAGCCTCTATACGTATATTTAAATATGGACAAGATGCGAAACGTATAATCATCTTTGATTAAACTACAACTTAAAATAACCTACGATCTACGACATAAAAGGAGGCTGCTTTTTTCATGTATTCCGCTAAAATAAAAACCATCCTACTAGCAACGATGGCCACCTTCTTAGCAGGTTCCTTAATGGTTTTTCCAAAAGAATCATTTGAAGCATCCATACGAGGGATGACGATGTGGTGGGAGGTCGTCTTTCCTTCCTTACTGCCATTTTTTATTGTGTCCGAACTTCTGATTGGCTTTGGCGTCGTTACCTTCATTGGTGCCATCTTAGAACCTTTGATGCGCCCGCTCTTTCGCGTCCCTGGTGTCGGTGGGTTTGTGTGGGCAATGGGGCTTGCTTCTGGAAATCCAGCGGGAGCCAAGTTTACCGCTCGTTTACGCCAAGATGGCAGTGTCACACAAATCGAGGCCGAACGCCTTGTCGCTTTCACCAATTCTTCCAACCCACTTTTTATCTTTGGAGCCATCGCTGTTGGCTTCTTTCATAATCCTGCGTTAGGAATTGTCTTAGCTTTAGCTCACTACTTAGGTAACCTTTGTGTTGGATTACTTTTTCGTTTTCATGGACGAGAAGAGGAAGCACTCGAATCTACTGAGATAAAAAAAAGAATTTCTGTTCGAGAAGCTTTACGTATGCTCCATCATGAACGATTAAAAGATGGTCGACCGATCGGTAAACTACTAGGTGATGCTGTCCAATCATCGGTCAAAACATTATTAATGATTGGCGGGTTTATTATTTTATTTTCTGTTTTAAATCAATTACTCCTGTTAATTGGTCTAACAACCATTCTTGCTGGACTTATTTCAATCCTATTAACGCTCTTTAAGTTACCGAGTGATTTAAGCATTCCGTTTATCTCAGGAATTTTTGAAATCACTCTTGGTGCAAAACGAACAAGCGAAGCAACAAATGTGACTCTACTTGATCAAGTCATTATTACGAGCTTTTTTCTTGCTTTTAGCGGCTTCTCTATTCAAGCCCAAGTCGCAAGCATCCTCGCTGAAACAGATATTCGATTTAGACCATTCTTTATTGCCCGCCTAATGCATGGATTCTTTGCAGCAGTGATTGCCTTATTACTCTTTGAACCATTATATGTCAATCAACAATCTGGAGGCGAATGGGGCGTGATTCCTGTTTTTTTAAAAGAACAAACGGCAACGACTTTTCATCCCTTATGGCAATGGATCACGCAATACGGTTCACTGTTCACCTTAGTGATGCTGATCATTTTTATTTTTCTCTTCACAAAAAGAAGTTTACGTAATTCTCTATAGTAAAGAGACCTAGTTTCAGTGCTGAAACTAGGTCTCAATCTTTATTGCTCCTTAAACTTTTTCTTTAAGGCCTCCGCTACGATATCCGGTACAATATCACTCACATCCGCCTCATACTTAGCCACTTCTTTGACGATACTCGAGCTTAAATAAGAGTAATGGTTATTCGTCATCATGAAAAACGTTTCAATTTCAGGTCCTAGTTTTTTGTTAATCGAAGCAGCTTGCATCTCGTACTCAAAGTCTGAAACCGCACGTAAGCCACGAATAATTGTGTTGGCTTTTTTTTCATGCATGTAATTAATTAATAATCCATTAAATGAATCAATTACAACATTATCCAGATGCGAGGTTACTTGTTTTAATAGATCAACTCTCTCTTCTACTGAAAACATCGGTTGTTTGTTTCGATTATGTAGGACGGCAACAATGACTTGGTCGAAAACTTTCGCTCCGCGCGTAATAATATCTAAGTGCCCATAGGTTACAGGGTCAAAACTTCCTGGACAAACGGCTATACTCGCCATATCTTATTCATCCTCCCTTATTCATTTTACTATTTATTCGTGCTTAAATATTGATATTGTTGTATCTCCATATGTTTCTGCACGTACTTTTGCTAGATGACTGATGGTCTCCGGTAATGACACGGCTGCATCATGTTCAGCCACAATCATTCCATCACTTGTAAGCAAGTCATGATCTGCGATGATGCTAATTTCTGCAGTGAGTTTTTGTTTTGCATAAGGAGGATCAAGAAAAATGAGTGAAAAAGATAACTCTCGCTTAATTAATGCTTTCATCGCTCGATCTGAGTCATTCCTATAGACTTCTGCTTTCTCTTGAAATCCACAATGTGTTAAATTTGCTTTCACGGTACTAACGGCTTTCTTATCTTGATCGACAAAAACCACTTGATTGACACCTCGACTTAACGCCTCAATCCCAAGACCACCACTACCAGCATAAAGATCGAGTACTAGACCCCCATCAAAATACGGGCCAATCATATTAAAGATCGATTCTTTTACTTTATCTGTTGTTGGTCTTGTAGATGAACCAGGTACAGCCTTTAACGACAAGCCCTTTTTTTCACCAGATATCACTCTCATACATAACACCTATCTTTCTTCAGAACCATTATCCTCATCCTACCACAAATTGCCCGTATGACGCACTAGGACATCCTTCAATTCTTTTTTTAAAAGGGTGTATAATGTTGAATTTTTTTGTTCATAATGACAACTAGCGGCATTGATTCAATGTTGCAACAACCGCGGAGAAGGCTTACGTTTCCCCATAAGTTCTTCCTCCGGTTTCTCCTCTCCCATAGCCTCAGTCATACTTCGGTATGCAATAAGGCACCTCGTAAGGATATCTTACGAGGTTTTTTTCTGTCGACATCCATGAAAGAAGATGCTACATTTTGGTGAGTCCCACAAAAGGAGAGATCATCTATGATTCAACGTTTTATAGAGTTAGGCGAAGGATATTCCGATATTTACGAGCTTGTAGAGCTTATTCGTGTCAA
Above is a genomic segment from Bacillus sp. FJAT-45037 containing:
- a CDS encoding SepM family pheromone-processing serine protease, which gives rise to MNQKSQSKWIRFRWPILIIILLALYFIQLPYYYSQPGDALSLDDVIEVEGATTDGEGALMLTTIRMGKANPIFYAWAQLSPYRVLHPEGQIRFENETDEDYEHRQLMMMNDSQEVAKIVAYEHANKSVSYEYFGVLVTSLIEGMPAYEVLKVGDRIQAVNGDSIQTAEQLIELLAGYIEGDTVELELERDDEMMGVSVGFSPFPAEMNAPSDRVGIGIQAPVTDRHVTFDPPVHIDTSKIGGPSAGLMFSLEIYDQLLEEDLTNGYNIAGTGTIREDGTVGRIGGAGQKVVAADRAGASYFLAPHEEGAEDSNYNEAVLAAEDIGTDMLIIPIDRFEDAVAFLESL
- a CDS encoding patatin-like phospholipase family protein, producing MPQTRPKIGLALGSGGARGFAHIGVIKALEKENIPIDYLAGSSMGSLVASLYGIGQSTEALERFAKLFKRKYYLDFTVPKQGFIVGNRIKELIRLLAKSKQLEEALIPVSVVATDLKKGERVVINTGPIAEAVRASISIPGIFVPEKRGEQILVDGGVIDRVPVSVVKEMGADLTIAVDVSYFRQELEFTSIFDVIMQSMDIMAREGMKPKEVDSSFIIRPIVNHTSPLDFTSVDLLIKRGEEATYEQIPKIKETIRDWKGQTDESKKSE
- the ylbJ gene encoding sporulation integral membrane protein YlbJ, giving the protein MYSAKIKTILLATMATFLAGSLMVFPKESFEASIRGMTMWWEVVFPSLLPFFIVSELLIGFGVVTFIGAILEPLMRPLFRVPGVGGFVWAMGLASGNPAGAKFTARLRQDGSVTQIEAERLVAFTNSSNPLFIFGAIAVGFFHNPALGIVLALAHYLGNLCVGLLFRFHGREEEALESTEIKKRISVREALRMLHHERLKDGRPIGKLLGDAVQSSVKTLLMIGGFIILFSVLNQLLLLIGLTTILAGLISILLTLFKLPSDLSIPFISGIFEITLGAKRTSEATNVTLLDQVIITSFFLAFSGFSIQAQVASILAETDIRFRPFFIARLMHGFFAAVIALLLFEPLYVNQQSGGEWGVIPVFLKEQTATTFHPLWQWITQYGSLFTLVMLIIFIFLFTKRSLRNSL
- the coaD gene encoding pantetheine-phosphate adenylyltransferase, which gives rise to MASIAVCPGSFDPVTYGHLDIITRGAKVFDQVIVAVLHNRNKQPMFSVEERVDLLKQVTSHLDNVVIDSFNGLLINYMHEKKANTIIRGLRAVSDFEYEMQAASINKKLGPEIETFFMMTNNHYSYLSSSIVKEVAKYEADVSDIVPDIVAEALKKKFKEQ
- the rsmD gene encoding 16S rRNA (guanine(966)-N(2))-methyltransferase RsmD, whose translation is MRVISGEKKGLSLKAVPGSSTRPTTDKVKESIFNMIGPYFDGGLVLDLYAGSGGLGIEALSRGVNQVVFVDQDKKAVSTVKANLTHCGFQEKAEVYRNDSDRAMKALIKRELSFSLIFLDPPYAKQKLTAEISIIADHDLLTSDGMIVAEHDAAVSLPETISHLAKVRAETYGDTTISIFKHE